One Xyrauchen texanus isolate HMW12.3.18 chromosome 26, RBS_HiC_50CHRs, whole genome shotgun sequence genomic window, TGGTACTTTTCAAACACTTTCCATTTTGCACATTGTGGGTTATTGGGTTCAACAGAAACCCACTATCTGTCCCTTGGCCTTGATAATCAATGCTATTTGTCATTCTATGAGCACTAGAAGAACTTATGTATAATAACAGTTTGGAAAACCATACAAAAATCTTTCTGCATTcttgaactctttaaaatgtatttaacctgTATTTGAACCTCAATTTAGTTATAAAGCACCACTTTCACAACTACATACTTCAGACAAGTAATTTTATGGGAATTATTTTAGAATAAGTACATTGAAATGTGTAGCCTCATCCCACAAGTCTTATGATTTTGTACCATTATAATTTATCAgtttggtggcacagaaattacatatcACCTTTAAACCAACTATGTGAATGACATGACAGTCTGAACAAATGATGCACCACAACATTATTTTAGCTCAAACATTTTATTGAgactgagacagagagaaaaaggcACATTCGGGTTAGCGGGTGTTCCATGGGGGTGTTTGGTTCAAATCCCTCATCCCTTCTGTGAAATAATCAGGTTGCGGTCACTGAGGCCAGTTCATCtccctatttctctctctctcgctctctctctctctctgcggaAGCATGCAGAAGATATCTTAATGCTGCTTCCTCCTGAAGGAACACCCTGGAGAGATGAGAACATAAACAGATTATTCTCAAAAAACACATCTCATATCATTAACATAACAGCCCTGTAcattgcaagtaaatcactcgcatatgcgaCCAGATTTTGTGCTATAGAactaaaaataatgtgttattagccactggcaagtaaatattcagatttcacCTGCTagtgattgagttgtgtagtggcgaAGAACTTTAGCACAGAGATATTTTACTACATGTCGTGTCTCATGAGCGTGCACCAAGGATATTGCCCTTATTTGACCGTACACACCATATTAAATGCCATCAAAATATTTGGAAAGGAACTTGTTCAAGTCATTTCTATATTGTACTTTTTGGGTTTCTTAACATACAACGCAGTTCTTTGCTTGATGCTTTTGAATCTCAGTTCTTCTGGCACAAGATCACAAATGGACCACGAGAactaatttatattaaataaatataatctttGAATGATGTCCTACTCTGCAGCACTACCATGACCCATTCATCCACTCTGAATGAAGCCGAAAATCAACATCTGACAAAACTTTCCAAGATAAGCAGGATATCAGGAGAGATTAGAGAGCGCTACCAGAGATACtgtttatattatatatgcatttgtttatattatatatgcactgggggccaaaagtttggaataatgtacagattttgctgctttggaaggaaatcggtactttcattcaccaaagtggcattcaactgatcaccaagtatagtcaggacattactgatgtaaaaaaacaccatcactatttgaaaaaagtcatttttatcaaatctagacagggcccatttccagcagccatcactcccagcaccttatcctggagtaatcacttgccattatatcaaacacagttgaaagctatttggttcattaaatgaagctttacattcactttgtttttgagttgccacagtatgcaatagactggcatgtcttaaggtcaatatgaagtcaaaaatgaatgaaaaaaggaaactcgtcagtcaatcattgttttgaggaatgaaggctttacaatgcttgaaattatagAAAAATTGAAGATTCCATACAAAGatatacactacagtcttcaaagacaaaggacaactggctctagcaagaacagaaagagacgtggaagaaccagatgtacaactaaacaagagaataagtacatcagagtatctagtttgagaaatagacacctcacatgtcctcagctgacagcttcattgaattctatcaactcaacaccagtttcatgtacaacagtaaagagaagactcaggggtgttggccttatggaaagaattgctaagaaaaagccacttttgaaacagaaaatcaaaaagaaaaggttaaagtggtcaaatatatacacacatatatatgagagagaaaTATACACtgcattcagaaaatatttaGACACCtcaatttttcacattttgttatgttacagccttacgCTAAAATGAGTTCCACATCAACCTACACTCTATATCCCATTATGACAAAGCAAAAGACAGATTTTTGacaactttgaaaatgtattaaaaagaaaaaaacttgaatatcacactgacataagtattcagaccctttgataTAACACTTGAAATTTAGGTCAGGTTCATCCCtatgattggacatgatttggaaagagagacacctgtctatataaggtcttgCAGCTGAAAATGcaaatcagagcaaaaaccaagccatgaggtcaaaggaactgcctgcagagctcagagacggGATTGTACTGAAGCACAAATCTGGGGAAGGCTAAAAATGTTTTGGCTGCATTCAAGGTTCTCAAGAGCACAGTGCCTCCATAATTctaaaatggaagtttggaacaagcAGGACATTTCCTAGAGTTGGACACCcaaccaaactgagcaatcggggaagggccttggtaagagtggtgaccaagaacccgattgGCACTCTGGTTGGGCTCCAgatatcatgtgtggagatgggagaaacttgcagaaggacaaccatcactgcaacactccaccgatctgggctttatggcaaagtggccagatggaagcctctgctcagtgcaagacacataaataAAAGCACCGAAAGGACTCTCAGActtgagaaacaagattctctggtctaatgaaatgaagattgaactatTTGTCTCCATTCCAAGCAAgcttcatgtctggaggaaaccaggcactgctcatcacctgcgcaattcCATCCCAAcgatgaagcatggtggtggtagcatcatgctgtgggggtgtttttcagcagcagggactggtcagggttgaagaaaagctgaacgcagcaaaatacagagatatccttaatgaaaacctggtccagagtacTCAGGACCTCAgtctgggccaaaggttcaccttctaacaggacaatgaccccaagcataaagccaaaacaatgcaagagtggcttattGACAACCCTGTGAacgtccttgagtggcccagccagagcctggagttGAACCCAATCTAACATCTCTggagacctgaaaatgtctgtccaTCAACGgcccccatccaacctgacagagcttgagaggatctgcagagaacaaTGGCTGAACATCCCCAAATCCAGGTTTACAAAAGCCTGGGCAGACCAAAAATAACTTGAGGCAGTAATTAGTGTTAAAAGAGTTAAGGGtctacttatgtcaatgtgatcagtttttttatatatcaatttGCAAAATTTTGCAAagatcaaaaatctggtttttgctttgtcattatggggtatggagtgtagattgaaaactaaataaagcattttagcataaggctgcaacataacaaaatgtaaagaaaattaagggctctgaatactttctgaatgcactgtttatatttatatatatatatatatatatatatagcaaatgTATTATGCTCCACAAAACCTTTTACAGCAATATTGTAAACCATAGACAGCAATCCAGAAAAGTAAAGAACAGCATCAGCATCTAAACAAAATAATGACTGAAAATTGTGTCAaccacaataaaaaattattttactttatcatTACATGAAGTCATCCACAGTCATTGGCAAATTAACATTTGCACCAGTCAGCGACACAAAAGTATTTTGTCGCTCTATACTAACATCAACATTATTCTAGGTCACACTATAAAGTGACACTACAATGGCATCATTGATCTTCTAGCATTAGAAGTAAAACTCAATATAAGCCAAATTGctcatttccattcaaatggtTCCACTAAATTGCAATATATTGAGGAAACTCAAAATCCTTACTCACACACGACATCTCACTTTATCATAGCGCACAATAAAGTCTGTTTTTCTTGAAGACAGTCTAAATTTTTTCAGAAACTCACAACTaaaataatatgcatttaaaacttttacttttttactattattacttGCAACCAAATaacatgaataaaaacaatgCTAACTTGTATTAACTATATGATAATGATAACCTCAAAACAATTCCCATCATTATACCATTTGATCAATTTTGCCTTGAAAACAGACGAGAGGGTGATAAAGGTCAACTGAGAATGagcagactggttcgagctgacagaaaggttacggtaactcagataatcactctgtacaattgtattgagtagaataacatctcagaatgcacaacatgtcgaaccttgaggcagatgggctacaacagcagaagactacgtTGGgaacattattaggaccatagtgttactgataaagtgctcagtgagtgtacatacaGATACAAATCAAATTGAATGCTTAAGTTTAAAATGTCAAAACTATTTTTTCAGGCTGCCGTTCAGTCTCTCTCGAGTGGTTGTGTTGTTTCGCTTTTGAgactggttcagatgacagtgtTAACATTTTAAGGGGATGCAAAGAGACCCATTAGGCAGCTTGCCCGTATCTCCCCCACACCTGGCTCACTgattgcgggtgaagtctccatacTTCGTACAGAATATCCGCTCCCTTGTTCATTATGTGCATAATGAGTAAaggtgcactgctccacacaatcagtttctgtgctaggatgtgctgTCGATTCGAGCGTGTACCTCCTTGAAATGTATATGTGCCAATTGTATTGGTAAAGAATCTTAGTGacgtttcaggaagtaaaaataaatggatactgaattaattgcatttttttccccatgcCCTAGTAAACACAAACTAACCTTCTGTAAGTCTAGCTTTGCCTCCAGTGGGCTGACAGAGCACAGTTGAGCAACCAACACAAAGCACTACTGTCTGAGCGTGGCTGAACACAGTTGTGATCTTATAGCATCCTGAAACACAAGGAGACAGAGATACATTATACATTTCTGTCATTAAGACCACAATCAAGACACGGATGTAACCAAATATACAAAATTGAAAACCCCATACTAATCTACCACTTCCCTCAATGTTTTTGGTTATGGTACAAAATCAAAGACATTTACGAGAATACATTTACACCTAAAATATGTGATGGACACGCACCTGGACATTTGACATCCATGAAATAAGAATTAGGACACTGTACGAGACGCTTCTTCTTGTGCATCCTCCTCTCCTCTTCGGGGGTTGGGTGCAGCAAGTCCTTTGCGAGCTGTTACATAATAACACATTAGATATTAAATAATTGCCAACTATGATAACGTAACGAGCAACATTACACATCAGTAGGTCTCAAAAAGTAGGGTTACCTAAATTTGTATCATCTTAGGGCATCACAAGCGCTTAAACGTCTATGATGCCCAACATACTGTCTAGATATAAACAGTTTGTTACCAGTTTTTATTATCTTTATCATTTCAAGCTCTCTTGTTGAAACTCTACAGCTTTATGGAATCGTTTAGTCATAAATCCATAAGCCTCAAAGTCTGGCGGTTTCAAAGTAAGGATTTAATCATGCCAGTCAATAGAAACACTTCGATCATAAACATGCGTCATTTCATAGTTAAACCTCCATGTTTTGAGCTATGCGCGCCGCCATCTTCACACGGGACACGAATGCATGCTGCCGAACCATTCAACAATAGACGCACATTTCATCGTTTTTGGCCTCGTAAATGTCATAACGCACACATGAAGGTGAACTATATGGATATGTTCGTGAACACGCTTCGACAATAACATATTAATGTCTTGTAGGTGGTGTGTATTAATGTATTTTCGCTCTCTCGTACTCACTGGCATGTTGGCGAAGATTTAGCCGCTGCCAGAAAGGAAGTTGCAGGCGGAAGCAGACGAATATCATTAACGGGGAGCGGACATGGGAAGGAAGTGCGTCATTGGACAAAGAGTGCGGACATGTTAGTTGAGTCAAAACAAGTCAAAAGTGttttaaagcttttattttgagcTTAGAAACGTTCAGGGGATATTATTAATATAGCAAGTTCAAAACTGAGTCCATGCCATATAAATAGATTTTAGATGGGATACATATTTTACACATAATGGAAATACcatgtattctttgaagtacaatGCAAAAATCATTGTACGTTAATATGGTAATTAGGGTTGCCAACCATCCCGTAGAATACAGAATCAAACCGTATTTGAGGGAACAAAATTGCATTCCATATGAAATCCATATGGGATGCCGTTTGTCTTGTACTTTAGCGTCTCGCATCCAAACTGCTGGGAATGTTTCTCAATCAAAGACAAGTGGACCTGAAACACAGACACCTTTCAcatgagttgtgtgagatattgGCTGTTAAAGGTTGGGCTACACAGATGATCGATAACAATcagcaaacattttaattcagaaGCAGGAGAATTTTGCCAAACATAGCATTCGAGTGCATGATTTTGCTTCTCACCTTTGTGATTCCCAAAACACCTGTAATCAATGACATTACATTGCATTGATGTCAGTGCTAATTCTGGAAGAAAAACTCAGCTAAATAACAGCAGCAATTTATGTACAAAACTAGAGTACAGTCTAGGTTTAGTTCAAAAgtattaatatgattttatttcatttccCTTGTGATAAATAGGAGAAATGCAATATCTAATATTAAAAATTTGTCTCCCATTTAATATATTACAATGCATGGTTACTTAAAACAGTACTACGACTTGTACTGAGACAGTGGCCCTGGAGGGCCAAATAATATTTGTAGTCATGTATAAAAATGTTAACCCATTATTCATATACTGTCTATTCTTAACCGAAATTATTGTATTTCTCAATTGATTCCAGCTTTATTCATTTGGAAAAAAGTAGTGTTCATTAAAAGTAAAGATGGATAAACATTTAGTTCTTCCTGTCCATATTaaatctgttttcattttatgcatgtttggggccgttcacactaaatgtgtttttgaatgcgtccgtgctgtttttcaatagtttttctatgtaaacaagctctACGTTGACCTCTTTAATCATTGCACAGCATCTCACACTGGAgccccactgtaaaaaaaaaaaaaaaagtaccgtATTTAGAGCTGGAATGTCCCGTATTTGGCTGGTAGAAAGGTAACCCTAATGGTAATCATTCTGGAACTTCCCATGGTATTATCATCTGATATCATCACTGTACCATAATTTCACAGATCTTTTTGTAAGTATTGTGTTCTATATAAGTATTATCAAAGGTGTAATTGATGGGTGTGAtggcttaaaaatgtattttaatgcagaagaaacatctcTAGTTCTTGAGCAGGGGTTTCCATTTCGGTAGTATGTATTATAAGTGGAGATCAAGCACTGGACTTGTTATTTTAGAACGTTATATAATGAGTGCTTGTTGCGGCTGTTATCAGTGGCATTGACCGTAGCCAGTGATGTTCTCTCGTGCATCCAGATGTGTACTCCTCTCACTCTGCTGCTTTCCCGTTTAAGTAGctgtaagtgtattttatattaaaaaaaaattcatggaatggtatgcaaaaaaaatttactACTCCCTGAGAGATCTGGTAtgtttggagtgcagggtttagAAAAGGGGGGCGTGGTTAATCCAATGGCTCAGTTTGCAGAAAATcaagaatggctaaaatcgcttacaaaaCCTTTCAATCACAAAGCAAAATGCAAGTAGATGTGTCCCATCTCATGATATACATCCGCTGtacagatgcaatctttgtttatcaaaatataaaattataatatggaTTGGAACTTGGAACTCCTTGTACTAGAGGTGAAAACTTTCACTGACTAATAAGTGTTAGATAAATGGatcaagttatcaaattaattatgtaaatatttattgtagCACTTGAATCACTCATCAAAAGTTACTATTTCTCAAAACAGTAAAAGATTCTAACATAATCTGCACGCAACCtagttaatattcatgagtttcatCAAACTGTCCctaccactttttaaaacaaagtgacgcCTTGTCTATTATACATTTAAGCTTTGAAAAACACTGGTGGTTATAGCATGATTATATTAAATTAGAAGTGTTTGGTAATCTGCTATAATATGTTTAGAAATAGGAGTAGCTACATGCATTATATCTTGATAAAATTAATGGAATATTGTTCATATATTAACGTCATTCCATGTAATTTCAGTTCACAGCCATCAAACTTTTTGCATTAACAGtgttacacaacaaaataaaaaatgttaagtgTTTAAATGCTAAGGAATGTGCAGCTGGTGAAGGGGGCCCAGAGGGTCTTCTTGTACGCAAGGCAGTTTTTCACATTCCATTGGCCAGGTACAGTTTTTTTGCACCTTCACATAAAGTCAGTACTGAACCAAGAGTGCTCAATTCAACCTTA contains:
- the LOC127620357 gene encoding 40S ribosomal protein S27; this translates as MPLAKDLLHPTPEEERRMHKKKRLVQCPNSYFMDVKCPGCYKITTVFSHAQTVVLCVGCSTVLCQPTGGKARLTEGCSFRRKQH